From the Macaca nemestrina isolate mMacNem1 chromosome 7, mMacNem.hap1, whole genome shotgun sequence genome, one window contains:
- the LOC105495870 gene encoding G patch domain-containing protein 2-like isoform X5, translated as MDELVHDLASALEQTSEQNKLGELWEEMALSPRQQRRQLRKRRGRKRRSDFTHLAEHTCCYSEASESSLDEATKDCREVAPVTNFSDSDDTMVAKRHPALNAIVKSKQHSWHESDSFTENAPCRPLRRRRKVKRVTSEVAASLQQKLKVSDWSYERGCRFKSAKKQRLSRWKENTPWTSSGHGLCESAENRTFLSKAGRKERMECETDEQKQGSDENMSECETSSVCSSSDTGLFTNDEGRQGDDEQSDWFYEGECVPGFTVANLLPKWAPDHCSEVERMDSGLDKFSDSTFLLPSRPAQRGYHARLNRLPGAAARCLRKGRRRLVGKETSINTLGTERISHIISDPRQKEKNKALASDFPHISACAHEFNPLSPLYSLDVLADASHRRCSPAHCSARQANVHWGPPCSRDIKRKRKPVATASLSSPSAEW; from the exons ATGGATGAGCTGGTACACGACTTAGCCTCAGCCTTGGAGCAGACATCTGAGCAGAATAAGCTTGGTGAGCTGTGGGAGGAGATGGCCCTGAGCCCCCGGCAGCAGAGGAGGCAGCTTCGGAAACGCCGAGGTCGGAAGCGTCGTTCTGACTTCACTCACCTGGCAGAGCATACCTGCTGCTACAGCGAGGCCTCTGAGTCAAGTCTGGATGAGGCCACTAAGGACTGTCGAGAAGTGGCTCCCGTGACCAATTTTAGTGACTCTGATGACACAATGGTGGCCAAACGACACCCAGCTCTCAATGCCATTGTTAAGAGTAAGCAGCATTCTTGGCATGAATCTGACTCCTTTACTGAAAATGCACCTTGTCGACCACTCAGGCGCAGGCGGAAGGTGAAGCGAGTGACATCAGAGGTGGCTGCTAGCCTTCAGCAGAAACTGAAGGTGTCAGATTGGAGCTATGAGAGAGGCTGCAGGTTCAAATCTGCTAAGAAGCAGCGTCTGTCCCGCTGGAAGGAGAATACTCCCTGGACCTCATCAGGCCACGGATTGTGTGAATCAGCAGAAAACAGGACTTTCCTAAGCaaagcaggaaggaaagaaaggatggAGTGTGAAACAGATGAACAAAAACAGGGCTCTGATGAGAACATGTCAGAATG TGAAACCAGCAGTGTGTGTAGCAGCAGTGACACTGGGCTCTTTACCAATGATGAAGGGCGACAAG GTGACGATGAGCAGAGTGATTGGTTCTATGAAGGAGAATGTGTCCCAGGATTCACTGTTGCTAATCTTCTGCCCAAGTGGGCTCCTGATCATTGTTCTGAAGTAGAAAGAATGGATTCTGGATTGGATaaattttcagattccacattccTTTTACCTTCTCGGCCAGCTCAAAGAG gGTATCATGCTCGCTTGAATCGTCTGCCTGGAGCTGCAGCTCGGTGCCTCAGAAAGGGGCGAAGAAGGCTGGTTGGGAAG GAGACCAGCATAAACACTTTGGGGACTGAGAGGATAAGCCATATCATTAGTGACCCTCGGCAGAAAGA aaAGAATAAAGCGTTGGCTTCTGATTTTCCTCACATTTCTGCTTGTGCACATGAG TTCAATCCCCTGTCTCCCCTTTACTCACTGGACGTTCTTGCCGATGCTTCTCACCGAAGATGTTCACCAGCACACTGCTCTGCCAG